One window of the Dermacentor andersoni chromosome 10, qqDerAnde1_hic_scaffold, whole genome shotgun sequence genome contains the following:
- the LOC126544708 gene encoding uncharacterized protein produces MGSCTRGIGIVIAAICIVVVNGQERFGARQCGCLEEPVNGAPRRDRFCRPKWTLPSELNRIRHCVCRPGLIRNSWGDCITEQECKRCKCFWDRDFNVCTRACPLICNEPIRPTCPQHCVFGCDCPPGYIRSSSGRRKSCVKIDRCPPRCPPNSSFQTCVSTCAPKCGKPRPNNCVTRCQRGGCVCTQGYAEVEQDGQTICVPEQECARYGTMPTPFQPTGPGSMGDSGGSFGTSYRPGGDTAPQIPAPIPGAGVPPRGAEGMFPQGGPTYGSTGYSPGGISMYPQGIPQQGTTANKPGGVGTFPQTVPSMGATQDQPSGSVIYQGGSISPVNTGYLPIGSAGTILYPPISVETRPVVFPGSNSGYQTGRPCFSQGSPCNQFSTVGVGGCRQCQ; encoded by the exons ATGGGGAGCTGTACGCGCGGTATTGGAATCGTTATTGCCGCAATTTGCATAGTTGTGGTAAACGGTCAGGAACGCT TCGGGGCTCGGCAATGCGGCTGCCTTGAAGAACCAGTGAACGGCGCTCCAAGACGAGATAGGTTCTGCAGACCTAAGTGGACGCTGCCCTCAGAACTGAACAGAATTCGCCACTGCGTGTGCAGGCCGGGTCTTATTCGAAACTCCTGGGGCGACTGCATCACTGAGCAAGAGTGCAAGAGGTGCAAATGCTTCTGGGACAGAGACTTCAATGTATGCACTCGCGCGTGCCCCTTGATTTGCAACGAACCGATACGGCCAACATGTCCCCAACATTGTGTCTTCGGATGCGACTGCCCTCCTGGATACATAAG GAGCTCAAGTGGAAGAAGGAAATCTTGCGTCAAGATCGATCGGTGCCCTCCAAGGTGCCCGCCAAACTCGAGCTTTCAAACCTGCGTGTCGACCTGTGCGCCAAAGTGCGGGAAACCTAGACCAAATAACTGCGTCACGCGCTGTCAGAGGGGTGGCTGCGTCTGCACCCAGGGTTACGCCGAAGTGGAGCAGGACGGACAGACAATATGCGTGCCGGAACAAGAGTGTGCGAGGTACGGTACGATGCCGACGCCGTTCCAACCGACCGGGCCCGGAAGTATGGGCGACAGCGGTGGTTCCTTTGGCACATCATACCgtccgggtggcgacactgcacCTCAAATTCCAGCACCCATACCTGGTGCTGGAGTTCCCCCACGTGGTGCTGAAGGAATGTTCCCACAGGGTGGGCCGACGTATGGTTCCACCGGATATAGCCCGGGAGGGATTTCTATGTACCCGCAGGGAATACCCCAGCAAGGTACCACGGCAAACAAGCCTGGTGGAGTGGGAACGTTCCCACAAACCGTGCCTTCAATGGGTGCAACGCAAGATCAGCCGTCCGGTAGTGTAATATACCAAGGTGGTTCAATCTCACCGGTTAACACTGGGTATTTACCGATCGGTAGTGCAGGAACAATATTATATCCCCCGATCAGCGTGGAAACTCGACCAGTTGTTTTTCCAGGCTCAAATTCAGGTTACCAAACAGGTAGACCTTGCTTTAGCCAAGGTTCACCATGCAATCAATTCTCCacagtcggcgtcggaggatgCCGGCAGTGCCAGTGA